One Loxodonta africana isolate mLoxAfr1 chromosome 8, mLoxAfr1.hap2, whole genome shotgun sequence DNA window includes the following coding sequences:
- the SFTPD gene encoding pulmonary surfactant-associated protein D, protein MLLLPLSTLLLLTQLSGIPGAEVKIYSQKTVSNACTLVMCSPLESGLPGRDGRDGREGPRGEKGDPGLPGAVGQTGMPGPAGPIGPKGDNGSTGEPGPKGDSGSRGPPGPPGVPGPAGKEGPSGSQGNIGPQGKPGPKGDAGPKGEAGAQGMQGLAGTRGPTGSKGERGAPGERGATGNAGAAGPAGAVGPQGPPGARGPPGLKGDKGVPGDRGAKGDSGLPDVAALRQQVEALQGQVRHLQSSFLQYKKVELFPNGRGVSEKIFKTGGFEKSFKDVQQMCTQAGGQVASPRSAAENAAVQQLVMAYNKAAFLGMTDTKTEGSFTYPTGEPLAYSNWAPGEPNNNGDAENCVEILTNGKWNDKSCGEQRLVVCEF, encoded by the exons ATGCTGCTCCTGCCTCTCTCTACGTTGTTACTGCTCACACAGCTCTCAGGGATACCGGGAGCAGAAGTGAAGATCTATTCCCAGAAAACAGTGTCTAACGCCTGCACCCTGGTCATGTGTAGCCCCTTGGAGAGTGGCCTGCCTGGTCGTGATGGACGGGATGGAAGAGAGGGCCCCCGGGGCGAGAAGGGGGATCCAG GCTTGCCAGGAGCTGTAGGACAAACAGGGATGCCTGGACCAGCTGGCCCAATTGGGCCCAAAGGGGAtaatggctccacaggagaaccTGGACCAAAGGGAGACTCTGGATCACGTG GACCTCCAGGACCCCCAGGTGTGCCTGGTCCAGCTGGAAAAGAGGGCCCCTCGGGGAGTCAGGGGAACATAGGACCTCAAGGCAAACCAGGCCCAAAAGGAGATGCTGGGCCCAAAG GAGAAGCAGGAGCCCAAGGCATGCAGGGCTTGGCAGGAACTAGAGGCCCTACAGGTTCTAAAGGAGAGAGAGGAGCCCCTGGTGAGCGTGGAGCCACTGGAAATGCTGGGGCAGCAG GGCCTGCTGGAGCTGTGGGTCCACAGGGACCTCCAGGTGCCAGGGGTCCCCCAGGACTAAAGGGGGACAAAGGCGTTCCTGGAGACAGAGGTGCCAAGGGAGACAGTGGTCTTCCAG ATGTGGCTGCTCTGCGGCAGCAAGTGGAGGCCTTGCAGGGACAGGTGCGGCACCTCCAGTCCAGCTTCTTGCAGTATAAGAAAG TGGAGCTCTTCCCCAATGGCCGGGGTGTCAGTGAGAAGATCTTCAAGACAGGCGGCTTTGAGAAGTCCTTCAAAGATGTGCAGCAGATGTGCAcacaggcaggtgggcaggtggctTCTCCACGCTCTGCGGCTGAGAATGCTGCTGTGCAGCAGCTGGTCATGGCCTACAACAAGGCAGCCTTCCTGGGCATGACTGACACCAAGACAGAAGGCAGCTTCACCTACCCTACAGGGGAGCCTCTGGCCTACTCCAACTGGGCCCCAGGAGAGCCCAACAACAACGGTGATGCAGAGAACTGCGTGGAGATCCTTACCAACGGCAAGTGGAACGACAAGTCCTGCGGAGAGCAGCGCCTGGTGGTCTGCGAGTTCTGA